A window of the Jeotgalibacillus aurantiacus genome harbors these coding sequences:
- a CDS encoding Lmo0850 family protein translates to MSRNSETIKEMMTKLSEVGVKISTTKSRLEILESVKQPHQISGT, encoded by the coding sequence ATGTCAAGAAACAGTGAAACCATCAAGGAAATGATGACGAAACTGTCAGAAGTCGGGGTAAAAATTTCAACCACGAAATCACGCCTGGAGATACTCGAATCTGTCAAGCAGCCGCATCAGATATCCGGAACATAA
- a CDS encoding CBS domain-containing protein, with protein sequence MNVREVMTQDVITCSKQDTVETAAEMMKKHDIGVLPVVDESGRPVGMVTDRDIVIRGVAEHKSQSVDQVMTHELIHVTPETTSEEAADVMASSQVRRLPVVQDERIVGLVSLGDLSVNPQSNQKAGDTLTDISQP encoded by the coding sequence ATGAATGTACGTGAAGTAATGACACAGGATGTCATCACATGCAGTAAGCAGGATACAGTGGAAACAGCAGCAGAAATGATGAAAAAACATGATATTGGTGTGCTTCCTGTCGTGGACGAAAGCGGCCGCCCGGTTGGAATGGTGACGGATCGTGATATCGTGATCCGAGGCGTGGCAGAACATAAGAGTCAATCGGTTGATCAGGTTATGACGCATGAATTAATTCATGTAACACCTGAGACGACTTCAGAAGAAGCGGCCGATGTAATGGCTTCCTCTCAGGTGCGCCGCCTGCCGGTTGTACAGGATGAGCGTATTGTTGGCCTTGTTTCTTTAGGCGATCTGTCTGTGAATCCTCAGTCCAATCAAAAAGCCGGGGATACATTAACGGATATTTCCCAGCCTTAA